A window of Actinomadura viridis genomic DNA:
GGTTCTGGTGGGGCCGGTGGGAGAGTGGCGGGGCGCGTGACGGGTGTGCGCGCCGGGGATCATTGTGAGATTCTCGGGAGGTCGGCGGCGCGCGGGATGGACATGAGCACAGGGCGAACGGCGGGTGGTCCGGATTCGGCCGGGCCCACGGTGGCGCGGATGTTGCTGGGCGGGCGCCTGCGCCGGCTGCGCGAGGCGCGTGGGATCACCCGCGAGGCGGCGGGGGAGGCGATCCGGGCCTCCCACTCCAAGATCAGCCGCCTGGAGCTGGGGCGCACCGGGTTCAAGACGCGGGACGTGGAGGACCTCCTCACCCTGTACGGCGTCACCGGCGAGGACGAGCGCAAAGGGCTGCTGGACCTGGTGCGGCAGGCGCGCGAGACCGGATGGGTGCACGAGTACAACGACGTCATCCCGGGCTGGCAGGAGACCCGGCTGGAGCTGGAGCAGGCGTCCAGCCTGATCCGCGGGTACGAGCTGCAGTTCGTGCCGCCGCTGCTGCGGACCGAGGAGTACGCCCGCGCGGTGCTGTCGTTCGACGACGGCGGGGTGGCTCTGGAACGGCGCCTGGAGCTGCTGATGCGGTGCCAGGAGCTGCTGCTCGGCCCCGAGCCGGCCCGCCTGTGGGTCGTCGTCGACGAGGCCGCGCTGCGCCGCCGGCTGGGCGACCGGGACGTCATGCGCCGGCAGCTGACCCGTCTGATGGAGCTGGCCGAGCTGCCGCACATCACCGTGCAGGTGATGCCGTTCACGACCGGGGCGGCGGCCGGCGGGGCGATCACCCTCCTGCGTTTCGGTGAGCCCGAGCTGGGCGACGTGGTGTTCCTCGACCAGCTCACCAGCTCGCTGTGCCTGGACAAGCCCGCCGACATCTACCACTACCGCCAGGTGATGGACCGTTTGAGCGCGCGGGCCGAGCCGCCCGGCGCGACCGTCACCGTCCTGCACGAGGTCCTCAAGAG
This region includes:
- a CDS encoding helix-turn-helix domain-containing protein, giving the protein MLLGGRLRRLREARGITREAAGEAIRASHSKISRLELGRTGFKTRDVEDLLTLYGVTGEDERKGLLDLVRQARETGWVHEYNDVIPGWQETRLELEQASSLIRGYELQFVPPLLRTEEYARAVLSFDDGGVALERRLELLMRCQELLLGPEPARLWVVVDEAALRRRLGDRDVMRRQLTRLMELAELPHITVQVMPFTTGAAAGGAITLLRFGEPELGDVVFLDQLTSSLCLDKPADIYHYRQVMDRLSARAEPPGATVTVLHEVLKSM